In Pseudomonas saponiphila, the genomic stretch GATTTCGGCATGCCCGATTCGGGTCAGAACAAAGTCTCCAAACTTTTCGCGTTTGCGGTCGTATGCACGTACGTGCCAGCGGAGGCCGTCACAACCCATAGCGAAGGGTACAATTTCTCGGATGGAGTGGCCTGAACCTGAGGTATAGCTGATCCTGACCACCTTCTTCAGATGGATAGCTCTGGTTATCGGTGCCAAGACTTCTGCTTTAGGTTTGCTGAGTAACGAAACAGCTTCGTAAGGGATCAGTGGTTTTTCATCAGAATCTAAGCCATATCCGAACCCCTGGGATAGAGCAGCAAGCACTCGCTCTGGGGAATGGACGACAAGGGGGGAGAAGGTATCCCGAATCACGTAAATCTTACTGACGGTGTCTAGCTCGGTGTTGTTTGAAGCGATCTCACGATACTGAGCAAAATCTCGAGTAGCTGCCGCAGCACCCAACCCAAATCGATCCATCAAGTCTGTACGCGAGACCACACCCGTGAAATACAGGCGAAAATCTATGTAGACCAGGCGTTCCCGCTGGGCCTGGCTGTAGTCGCTCAAGTCAATCATGTCCACTCCGTCTTGCCTTTTTACCGTCTTACCTGTCTTGCCAACTAACCTAATGTTTGGCCGGTCGTTGCATGTAAGCGCATCTTAGCATATGAGCGCTTGACGTAATCAAAATGATGATGATAGGATCTGATTATGGTTTCACTTCGGCTTTGTCTATAGCATCTGACGGAGTACGGAAGGGCTTGGATGGAGCGAAATTAGCCAGAAACGAAAAAGCCGATCAAGTTCGCACCTTGACCGGCTCTAGGGAAAAGATATCTGAACTGGTTCCAGGTATCTCTCGCGCTTTTGTTCAGAAAGCATTGCGATGGTAGACCTTGTAGTTTGCTAACGCAAGTGAGCGAGTTCTGTGTTCGAGCCGCCTCAGTAGGAGACATTCTATGTCCCAGCTTGAGATGTTCGACAAGCCCGAAGGCGAGGGCGAGGTCATCTACCGGATGACCATACGCACTCGCAACGGCAAGGTGA encodes the following:
- a CDS encoding helix-turn-helix transcriptional regulator, which translates into the protein MIDLSDYSQAQRERLVYIDFRLYFTGVVSRTDLMDRFGLGAAAATRDFAQYREIASNNTELDTVSKIYVIRDTFSPLVVHSPERVLAALSQGFGYGLDSDEKPLIPYEAVSLLSKPKAEVLAPITRAIHLKKVVRISYTSGSGHSIREIVPFAMGCDGLRWHVRAYDRKREKFGDFVLTRIGHAEIQMGENPKDPETPPLDDQWNRMLELPIVPHPDKKSAEIVKRDYEMQDGVLKLRVRAAMAGYVLQQYHVDCSPNHSIKDEAYRLWLKDPLVLYGVESSMFAPGYQNPN